A region of the Lysobacter sp. K5869 genome:
GCGGCCGATGCGGGTGCCGGTGACGTGGACGGTGTCCAGCTCGGTCGTGGTCGGCCCGCGCGGCGCCGGAGCCGCCGCGACGGCCGGCGCCGGCTGCGGGCGCGGCCGTTGCCGCGGCGCCGGCTGCAGCAAGTAGACATTGGCTTTTACGGCTACCGCGGTGAGGCCGGTGCCGTCCAACAACCGGGCCAGACCTTCCCGTACGGGCGGTTCGCCGCGCAAACCGGCGGTGCGCCGGCGCGCCACCAGGGCCGGCGAATAGATCAGCTGCAAACGATTACGGGTGGCGAACGCGTTCAGCGCGTCGTCTAGCGCGCCTGGGGCAATGGTGTAGCCATCGGCTGGAAGTTCGCCTTGCGAGGCCGGCAAGGCCAAAGCCAAAGGCGAGAACGTCAGCGCGATGGAAACGATGAACGCATGGGAAATCTTGGCCATCCACCAACCGCATCGATCGGGCTACAGCTGAACCGGTGCGCCCCCTGTCGTTGGCGCAGCCCAACCATATCACCGCCGCGACGGCCAGGGGGCTCAGCCCGGATTGCGATGCAGGACAATTTCGTCGTCCGCGGCGCGTTCGGCCTTCAGCGACCAGCCCTGCTCGAGGGCTTCCAGCAGCGCGGCCTGATCGCCGATGTGGAACACGCCGCTGACGGTGATCTTGCCCAGGTTCGGGTCGGCCAGCCGCAGCTTGGTCGCCGAGTAGCGGTTCATCTCGGTGAGCAGCGCGTCCAGGCGGCGGTTCTTGAACACGAGATCGCCGCTGGGCCAGGACTCGGCGACGCTGAGGTCGAGCGGCTCGGGCGGGGTCATGCGGCCGCTGTGGTCGTAGCTGAGCTGCTGGCCCGGGCGCAGGGTGCTGCCGGCCTGGGCCAGCCCGTTGGACACCTGCACCTCGCCCTCGATCAGACCGACGTTGACCTCGCTGCCGTTCTTGAGGACCTGGAAGGTGGTGCCGATGTCGCGGATGGTGCCGGTGCCGGCGATGACCGAGAACGGCCGCGCCGGATCGGCGGCGACCTGGAACTGGACGCGGCCGCGATCGACCTCGATCTCGCGGCGCTCGCCGCTGAAGCGGGCGAGGATCGCGGTGTCGGTGTCGAGCATCACCTGGGTGCCGTCGGCCAGACGCAGCGAACGCTGCTCGCCGACTTGGGTCGCGTAGCGCAGGCTTTCCACCGGCGCCGGCGAACGCAGCCAGCCGACGCCGACGACGGTCGCGACCAGCAAGGATGCGGCCATCGCGGCCGGCGCCCACCAGCGCGAGCGCGCGCGTTCGCGTCCGGTCTGGCGCCAGGCGATGCGCGCGGCGGCTTGCAGCATTTCGTCGCCGGCCAGTTGCGCGGCGGCTTGATGCGCGCGCTCGGCGGCGACGTAGGCGGCGACGTGGGCCGGCGAAGCGTCGAGCCAGCGCTCGAACTCGGCGCGCTCGTGCGGCGTGCATTCGGGCGAGTCCAGCCGCGCTACCCAGGCTTCCGCGCGGCCGTCGTGCGGGCCGGGCGCGTTGGCGTTCGTCGATGTGGGCAGTGTCGTGTTCATGGCTCTTGCAAGGTCTCGTAGCCGCTTTCCTTCATGCGCGCGCGCAACAGCGCGAGCGCCCGGCCGATATTCTTCTCCACCGCCTTTACAGAAATGCCGCAGTGTTTCGCGATCTGCGTGTAACTCATTCCGTTGATGCGGTTGAGCAGGTAGATCTGGCGGCTGCGCACCGGCAACTGCATGATCGCCGCGCGCACCAGCGCCAGTTCCTGCTCGGTCGCCACGCGCTGGTCGTGGCTGGGTTCTTGCGACGGCAGCGCGTGGTAGTCCTCGTCCAGGCTGACGTGTTCGGGCGCGTGGCGGGTCTTCTGCCGGCGCCCGCGATCGTTGAGCGCGTTGATCGCGATGCGGTACATCAGGATCTTCAGCGCGTCGGCCGGCTGGTCGCGATAGCGCAGCATGCGCATCATCGTTTCCTGGGCGATGTCCTGGGCGTCCTCGTGCGAGGCGGCGGACTTGCGCAGGAACGCGATCAGCGCCTCGCGGTTGTCGCGCAGGAACGCGACGAATCCTTCGTCGTCCTGCTGCGCCGTCGCGACCTGATTCGCCGCCGCTGACTCCTCGCCCACGTCCACCTTCGCCCACGCCCCGGTTATCTGCTTCGATACTAGCCCAGCCTCCGCGGCCGGGCGAACGAAGCTCAAGTCGAAACCAGAACGGTCTTGCGCGCCGGACGCCGGCGCCAATCCGATCTGGCCCATGCCGGTTTGATTCAAACCGACTTGAAGCACCGAGGTGAAGCGATTCGCCAAATCCAACTCCTCCGCAAGCGTGATGATCGGCGCAAGACACGAATCGTGTGCCTACGTGGCACACGGGGCCCGATCTTCACGCCGGGCTCCCGTGCACACGCAAAGCGCGTTCCGTCGTCGCTGTCGCCGTTGCCGGCTGTTGTCGCGGCCGGACGCCCCAGGACGCCGGCCCGGGCCTGTCTCCATCGCAGCGCGCGGACCGTCCAGCCCCCTCGGCAGGACCGCCTTTCGACGCCGGGGTGGCCAGCGGCTCAGGCTCGCGCGGCTCGCGACTTCTGCAGAACCCGAACGTACAAACGCGCGGCGGCGCGCGCCCCCCTACCCGTTGCCGGGCGGCAAGGTGCGCAAAGCACGCGAAATGCGTCGAAACTGCGACAAAAACGAAGTTGGGGCTGACGGGCGGGAGAAATCGGCGGACCGGCGGCGGGGCCGGTCCGGGCAGCCGTTCAGGCCACGAAACCGGCGATCACGAACAGCGCCAGCACCGCCAGCCACACCAGCAGGCTGCGCCAGACCAGACTCATCGCGTCGCGCAGCTCCGGCACCTCGCCGGTGACCACGGCCACGGCCTGCCCCGGCACGCCGGATTCGTTGACGTAGTCGGCGGCCTCCTCGGCCAGTTCGCACTTCACGCTGGCGCGGGCGACCGCGCCGAGGAAGCGGTTGTCCAGGCTGAAGCGCGCGCCGCCGGATTCGCGCCAGGCGCCGAGCACGGTGTCGAAGTTGCCGACCAGGGCCATCGCCAGGGTCAGCAGCTGCGCCACCGGCCAATCCAGCAACGACAACAAGGTGCGCGCGCCGCCGAGGGTCTCGCCGGGCAAGCGCCGCGAGGCCTCGCCCTCGGCCGCCAAGGCGGTCAGGCGATAGCCGAGCGCGCCGACCGGGCCGAGCAGCAGGAACCAGAACAGCACGCCGAACCAGCGCCGCAGCGCGCTGCGGAACACCGCCTCGACCAGCGAACCGCCGTCGAGCGCCGGAGTGGCGCCGTCCGGCCACAGCCGCGCCGCGGCTTCGCGGCGGGCGCCGGCGTCGCGCGCGGAGGCCAGCGCTTCCACATCCAGGTCCAGATCGCGCGGGCCCCAGGCGTAGAACAAAATGAAGATCGCGAACACCAGACCGCCGAGCCCGATCAGCGGTTCGGCCAGGGCCAGTTGGAACAGGCTCACCGCCAGCAACGGCGGCACCAGCGCGATCACGATGCCCCAGCGGCCGCGCCAGAAGCTGCCCTCGGGAAAGCGGCTGTCGATCCAACGCAGCCAATCGTCGAACCAACCGAAGTGGCGCACGCCGGCGGCCAGCGATTGGGCGAGATGGCCGAGCACCAGAGCGACGACGGCGGCGATCAGGGTGACGGACATCGGGACGACGCTCCTGGCGTGGCGAATCTGGCCCGGATTCTAGCGCGACCGTGTGCAGGCGAGGTCGCGCACGACGGCAGCGCTGACGGTCGCGCAAACGCATCGAGCCTGAAGCCCTCCCGCGGCGTCGCGCGTGGAGGGCTTCAGGCCCGATGCGTTCTGCGGCGCGACCGCCTCATACCCCGGTCAACGCCGCGCGCGTTCCTCGGCGGCCAGCCGCCACTGTTCGATCAGCCAGCGCGAAATCGAGATGCTCGGCGACAGCAGATAGCCTTCGCCGTCGTCCGCGCCGCGTTCGCCGCGCGCGATGGCGGCGCGGATTTCCTCGAGGGTGAACCAACGCACTTCTTCGAGTTCGGCGCTGCTCTGCGGTTCGTCCGCGCCGGCCTCGGCGGCGAAGCCGAGCATCAGCGCGCCGGGGAACGGCCACGGCTGCGAACCCAGATAGCGGCAGCTGCGCACGCGCACGCCGGTTTCTTCCAGCACTTCGCGCGCGACGGTCTGCTCCAACGATTCGCCCGGCTCGACGAAACCGGCGATCACCGAGAACCGGCGCGCCGGCCACGCCGCCTGGCGGCCGAGCAGCAAGCGTTCGCCGTCGCTGACCGCGACGATCACCGCCGGATCGGTGCGCGGGTAATGTTCGATGCCGCATTGCCCGCAGCGGCCGGCCCAGCCAGCGCGCTCGAATCCGACCATGCCGCCGCAGACGCCGCAGAAACGGTTGCGGCCGCGCCAGAACTGCAGCGCGCGCGCCTGGGCGAACACGCTGGCGTGCAGCAGCGGCCAGTGCGCGGCGGCGGCGCGCAGGTCGACCCGACGCGGCGCGTCGAAGGCGACCAGTTCGGCGTCGATGGCGAACCACGCGCCGCCCTCGCCGTCGAGGCCGAGAAAGATCGCCGCGCCGGGCCCGCCCGGACCTTCGCTGAGTTCGCGGCCGAGCGGCGCGCGCAAGGCGCCGTCGTCGCCGGCCAGCGCGTTGCCGGTGGCGTCGAGCACGATCACCCGCGCGCCGGGCCACAGTTCGATCAAGGCCTCGGGCTGATCGCGCAGATGATCGGCGCGGTCCAGCGCCGCGCGCCAGGCCGCGTCGGCTTCGACGAAGGCGAAGGGGCGCGCGGCCTGCGTCAGGGCGGCTTCGGCGGTACTCACACGCCGAACGAGGAACCGCAGCCGCAGGTGGTCTTCGCGTTCGGATTGCGGATCACGAACTGCGAGCCGTGCAAGCTCTCGGTGTAGTCGACTTCCGCGCCCATCAGGTATTGCAGGCTGAGCGGATCGACCAGCAAGGTGACGCCGTCGGTCTGCACCGCCAGATCGTCCTCGCCCTGCTGCTCGTCGAACTCGAAGCCGTATTGGAAGCCCGAGCAGCCGCCGCCTTGGATGTAGACGCGCAGCTTGAGCGCGTCGTTGCCTTCCTCGGCGATCAGCTCGCGCACCTTGCGCGCGGCCGAGGAGGTGAACTGCAGCGGGCGGTCCAGCGACTGGTAACCCGGCGCGGCGTTGAGCGTGGCGATTTCCATGTGCAAAGGATAAGGCCGCGTGCCGCGCATTCAAGCGCGTCAGACGAACACAGCGGATCGCGGCGTGGCGCGTGGAGGTGCGGTTTGGGGTGGTTGGGGGGCTGGCGGCGCCCTGCGCGGCCGTAAAGCCGGGTCGCGGCTCGAATACGGGCTGGGGCGGGAAGCGGTCCGGCGAATCTCACCGCGACGGGACGCTCAACCCCGGCGGGCGCTTCCGCGCCCCCGATCAACCGCCCGAGTGCCCCACCTCGATGGTCGGCACCGGCACGGCGTCGCGGGTCGCGTCCGCCCAGGTGAAGGACTGCTCGACCGCGGCGCCGGACTGCGGGGTCAGCCGTACCGTCACCCGCACCGGGGTCAGCCCGGCCGGCACGAACACATCGCCCTCGACCTGCTCGAAATATTTGAACGAATAGGCCGCGCCCGGCGCGTCGGCCTGCTGGCGCAGGTCGCTCCAGGCCAACTTTTCGAGCTTGCCGTTGCGGGTGCCTTCCAGGGCCAGACTCAGCCGCCCGGCGCTGACCGCGCCGCGGTTGAGGTTCTGGGTCAAGGTGGTGGTGAAGTGCCAGGCCGAGGGCGCGCCGTCCTGCGGCTGCATCTTCAAGGCATGCACGGTGAGGCCGCGACGCTGGCCGGTGGCGCCGACCAGACGCTCATAGAACGCCACGTCGGCGCGCAGGCCGGAGATCTCTTCGTCGCGCTCGGCCAGGGCGCTCTGCAGGTCGCGGTTGGCCTGCCGGCTGATCGCGTCCGAGCGGCCGAGGGTGGCCACGCGCTGGCGCAGCTGTTCCAGCTCGGCCTGCATCTGGCGCGGGGTCTGCGCCGCGGCCGGAGCCGGCGGCGGCGCGTCCTGGCCGCTGAACGACCGCCACAGCCCCCAGGCGCCGAACGCCAGGGCCGCCGCCAACAACGCCATCGCCGGCAGGCGCCAGCGGTGCGACGGGTGCGCGGCGCCCGCCGCCGGGGTCGCCGGGGCGGGACGGGGTTGGCTGCTTTGCTCGCTCATCCGCCCCAGCGTGAGGGCGGCGGCGGCCGGGCTCAATCCACCAGGACGCCGGCGGTAATCGCGGCTTCAGGCGGCGGCAACGCGGCCGCGGCGTCGGCGTGGATCAGGCGGCCGGTGAGCTGCGAGCCGGCGGTCATCTCGACCACCTTGTAATGGACATTGCCCTCGACCCGGGCCTTGGAGGCCAGCTCGACCCGCTCGCTGGCGTAGACGTCGCCGTGCAGGGTGCCGTTGATGACCACCACCGGCGCGCGCACCTCGCCCTCGATGCTGCCGTTCTCGGCCAGGGTCAGGCTGGCCGGCTGGCCGTCGACGGCGATCAGCTTGCCGATGATGCGGCCTTCGATATACAGGCCGCCGCTGAACTGCAGGTCGCCGCGGATCACCACCTGCGAGCCGATCATGGTGTCGACCTGGCCTTCGCGCAGCGGGGCCGGTTTGCTGTTGGTCTTGAACATCTGTCAGGTTTCCCCAGTCGTTACGGTGACACCGCTCTTCCAGCCGAAACGCTGCTCGATCGAGGCGTTCTCTCCGCGCAACGAAACGCGTACGCGTTGCGGAGTGAACCCGGCCGGCAGCATCACGCTGCCGTCGAGGGTCTGGAAGTAGCGGAAGGAGTAGTCCTGGGCGGGCGCCTTGGACTTCTGGTGCAACTCGTCCCAACCGATGCTGGCGAGCTTGCCGCCGCGCACCCCCTCGACCTGAAACTGCAGCCCCCCGCTGCTCACCGCTCCGCGGTTCAGGTTCTGGGTCAGGACGATCTGGTACCGCCAGGTGCCGCCGGCCTCGGGGTGGAATTCCACCGAATGCACGTTCAGCCCCTTGGCCGGCGCGGTGGCGCCGACCAGGCGTTCGTAAAAGGCCACGTCGGCGCGCAGGTCGGAGATCTCCTCCTCGCGCTGGGCCAGCGAGCTTTGCACCTGCTTGTTGGCGGCGCGGCTGATCTGGTCGGAGCGCTGCAGGTTGGCCTCGCGCTGGGCCAGCTTGTCCAGCTCGCCCTGGCGCTGGCGC
Encoded here:
- a CDS encoding FecR domain-containing protein, whose translation is MNTTLPTSTNANAPGPHDGRAEAWVARLDSPECTPHERAEFERWLDASPAHVAAYVAAERAHQAAAQLAGDEMLQAAARIAWRQTGRERARSRWWAPAAMAASLLVATVVGVGWLRSPAPVESLRYATQVGEQRSLRLADGTQVMLDTDTAILARFSGERREIEVDRGRVQFQVAADPARPFSVIAGTGTIRDIGTTFQVLKNGSEVNVGLIEGEVQVSNGLAQAGSTLRPGQQLSYDHSGRMTPPEPLDLSVAESWPSGDLVFKNRRLDALLTEMNRYSATKLRLADPNLGKITVSGVFHIGDQAALLEALEQGWSLKAERAADDEIVLHRNPG
- a CDS encoding RNA polymerase sigma factor, which translates into the protein MANRFTSVLQVGLNQTGMGQIGLAPASGAQDRSGFDLSFVRPAAEAGLVSKQITGAWAKVDVGEESAAANQVATAQQDDEGFVAFLRDNREALIAFLRKSAASHEDAQDIAQETMMRMLRYRDQPADALKILMYRIAINALNDRGRRQKTRHAPEHVSLDEDYHALPSQEPSHDQRVATEQELALVRAAIMQLPVRSRQIYLLNRINGMSYTQIAKHCGISVKAVEKNIGRALALLRARMKESGYETLQEP
- the ampE gene encoding regulatory signaling modulator protein AmpE, producing MSVTLIAAVVALVLGHLAQSLAAGVRHFGWFDDWLRWIDSRFPEGSFWRGRWGIVIALVPPLLAVSLFQLALAEPLIGLGGLVFAIFILFYAWGPRDLDLDVEALASARDAGARREAAARLWPDGATPALDGGSLVEAVFRSALRRWFGVLFWFLLLGPVGALGYRLTALAAEGEASRRLPGETLGGARTLLSLLDWPVAQLLTLAMALVGNFDTVLGAWRESGGARFSLDNRFLGAVARASVKCELAEEAADYVNESGVPGQAVAVVTGEVPELRDAMSLVWRSLLVWLAVLALFVIAGFVA
- the nudC gene encoding NAD(+) diphosphatase; protein product: MTQAARPFAFVEADAAWRAALDRADHLRDQPEALIELWPGARVIVLDATGNALAGDDGALRAPLGRELSEGPGGPGAAIFLGLDGEGGAWFAIDAELVAFDAPRRVDLRAAAAHWPLLHASVFAQARALQFWRGRNRFCGVCGGMVGFERAGWAGRCGQCGIEHYPRTDPAVIVAVSDGERLLLGRQAAWPARRFSVIAGFVEPGESLEQTVAREVLEETGVRVRSCRYLGSQPWPFPGALMLGFAAEAGADEPQSSAELEEVRWFTLEEIRAAIARGERGADDGEGYLLSPSISISRWLIEQWRLAAEERARR
- the erpA gene encoding iron-sulfur cluster insertion protein ErpA, whose translation is MEIATLNAAPGYQSLDRPLQFTSSAARKVRELIAEEGNDALKLRVYIQGGGCSGFQYGFEFDEQQGEDDLAVQTDGVTLLVDPLSLQYLMGAEVDYTESLHGSQFVIRNPNAKTTCGCGSSFGV
- a CDS encoding DUF6776 family protein, whose protein sequence is MSEQSSQPRPAPATPAAGAAHPSHRWRLPAMALLAAALAFGAWGLWRSFSGQDAPPPAPAAAQTPRQMQAELEQLRQRVATLGRSDAISRQANRDLQSALAERDEEISGLRADVAFYERLVGATGQRRGLTVHALKMQPQDGAPSAWHFTTTLTQNLNRGAVSAGRLSLALEGTRNGKLEKLAWSDLRQQADAPGAAYSFKYFEQVEGDVFVPAGLTPVRVTVRLTPQSGAAVEQSFTWADATRDAVPVPTIEVGHSGG
- a CDS encoding polymer-forming cytoskeletal protein, coding for MFKTNSKPAPLREGQVDTMIGSQVVIRGDLQFSGGLYIEGRIIGKLIAVDGQPASLTLAENGSIEGEVRAPVVVINGTLHGDVYASERVELASKARVEGNVHYKVVEMTAGSQLTGRLIHADAAAALPPPEAAITAGVLVD
- a CDS encoding DUF6776 family protein — its product is MSKTPPPRFVIVQQQPDKRPYIWSAVGVAWAVSLALAWWWSQSLAAPQLPKLKSELDQTQRELRQRQGELDKLAQREANLQRSDQISRAANKQVQSSLAQREEEISDLRADVAFYERLVGATAPAKGLNVHSVEFHPEAGGTWRYQIVLTQNLNRGAVSSGGLQFQVEGVRGGKLASIGWDELHQKSKAPAQDYSFRYFQTLDGSVMLPAGFTPQRVRVSLRGENASIEQRFGWKSGVTVTTGET